In Leptolyngbya sp. FACHB-261, a genomic segment contains:
- a CDS encoding glycosyltransferase family 9 protein yields MISPCFNDLFPRRIAIFRALQLGDLLCTVPALRALRAAFPEAEIALIGLPWARAFVQRFNCYLDSFLEFPGYPGLPERAVQVQQVPAFLSTVQQLQFDLALQLHGSGGITNPLTLLFAAKQTAGFFSSGQYCPAPERFLPHPEREPEWRRPLKLLEFLGVPLQGEALEFPLFETDWRELRSLDAAQPLFALPTEPYVCIHAGARDPNRRWSPQQFAAVADVLAAQGLKIVLTGSAAEAELTQAVATAMSSPCLNLTGQTSLGALAALLKGAQLLVCNDTGVSHLAAALQVNSVVIFTGSDPKRWAPLDQQRHRILCHPTPEDLLTQANSLLHRQP; encoded by the coding sequence GTGATCTCTCCCTGTTTCAACGACCTGTTTCCTCGACGTATTGCGATTTTTCGGGCTCTCCAGTTGGGAGACTTGCTCTGCACAGTACCGGCTCTACGAGCCCTGAGAGCAGCCTTTCCCGAGGCGGAGATCGCTTTGATCGGGTTGCCTTGGGCTAGAGCTTTTGTGCAGCGCTTCAACTGCTATCTAGACAGCTTCTTAGAATTTCCGGGTTATCCCGGTCTGCCAGAACGTGCTGTTCAAGTGCAACAAGTTCCCGCTTTTCTCAGCACCGTGCAACAGTTACAGTTCGATCTGGCTTTGCAATTGCATGGCAGCGGTGGCATTACTAATCCTCTAACTCTGCTATTTGCAGCAAAGCAAACGGCTGGTTTTTTTAGCTCAGGTCAATATTGCCCGGCCCCAGAGCGTTTTCTGCCCCATCCAGAACGAGAACCCGAATGGCGACGACCGTTGAAGCTTTTAGAGTTTCTAGGCGTGCCCCTTCAAGGTGAGGCGTTAGAATTTCCTTTATTTGAAACCGACTGGCGAGAGCTACGCTCTTTAGACGCGGCTCAGCCATTATTTGCACTCCCCACAGAACCTTATGTCTGTATTCATGCCGGAGCCCGTGATCCCAATCGTCGCTGGTCTCCTCAGCAGTTTGCGGCTGTGGCAGACGTGCTAGCTGCGCAAGGGCTCAAGATTGTATTAACAGGTTCAGCAGCGGAGGCCGAGCTAACCCAGGCTGTTGCCACGGCAATGTCATCCCCCTGCCTTAACCTAACCGGACAGACCAGCCTTGGCGCTTTGGCAGCCTTGTTGAAAGGGGCACAGCTGCTGGTCTGCAACGACACGGGTGTTTCTCATCTTGCTGCTGCCTTACAGGTCAACAGTGTCGTGATTTTCACTGGCTCTGATCCCAAGCGTTGGGCTCCTTTGGATCAGCAGCGCCACCGTATTCTCTGCCACCCCACACCAGAAGATCTGCTGACTCAAGCCAATAGCCTGCTACATAGACAACCATGA
- a CDS encoding CdaR family transcriptional regulator, whose translation MSNQFQRVAEAVTQRIGDLLGAQVTVLDSQGRVAASSQPGQCLDRDVALPLCLPLQLDGQTGEVLVAEPADGERLSPRLVQALVDLMVNQATVVARLPNQHELKSKFIHDLLHGTQRDEAELLREGQILGMDFSRPRAVILIDAANFLASVGTWSGAEPRRAQLVISSVVSFFQLPNDTICAYIGGGEIAVLKASSSRDLEAWTEREDGSSALNPSWSDLTALKRAGAALLTRLRSDTQASISIGIGRYHPRLTGLTHSYQDARAALSLGRRVHGQNQVHCLDSLGVAAFIGLSDESTKVDLARHLLSPLDQEPELLTTLDAFFRENCWPSSTAGRLSIHRNTLSYRLEKITSLTGLDPRRFDDGVQIRLALLLRALQAESAHLMGKCPTASVPSPQSLRQTPNVTSG comes from the coding sequence ATGAGCAACCAGTTTCAACGGGTGGCTGAGGCCGTAACTCAGCGCATCGGCGACCTCCTGGGGGCACAGGTCACGGTCCTCGATAGCCAAGGCCGCGTCGCAGCCAGTAGCCAGCCTGGTCAGTGCCTAGATCGTGATGTAGCGCTCCCTCTATGTCTGCCGCTTCAGCTCGATGGCCAGACGGGAGAAGTGTTAGTTGCAGAACCGGCTGACGGCGAACGCTTGTCACCCCGCTTGGTTCAGGCATTGGTTGACCTCATGGTCAACCAGGCAACTGTGGTGGCTCGCTTGCCAAACCAGCACGAACTTAAAAGCAAATTTATCCATGACCTGCTGCATGGTACCCAGCGCGATGAAGCTGAGCTGTTGCGCGAAGGCCAGATTTTGGGCATGGATTTCTCGCGGCCCAGAGCTGTGATTTTGATTGATGCTGCCAATTTCCTGGCTAGTGTGGGTACTTGGTCTGGTGCCGAACCGCGACGAGCCCAGTTGGTAATCAGCAGTGTAGTGAGCTTTTTCCAGCTGCCCAATGACACGATTTGTGCCTACATTGGCGGTGGCGAGATTGCCGTGCTCAAAGCCAGTAGCAGCCGGGACTTAGAAGCTTGGACCGAGCGCGAAGATGGTTCTAGTGCCTTGAACCCCTCTTGGTCCGACCTCACTGCGCTGAAGCGAGCTGGAGCTGCTCTACTAACCCGGCTGCGTAGTGACACCCAAGCCTCGATCAGCATTGGCATCGGTCGTTATCACCCGCGCCTTACAGGCCTGACTCATTCCTACCAAGATGCTCGGGCTGCTTTGTCCTTAGGCCGTCGTGTCCACGGCCAAAACCAGGTACATTGCCTCGACAGCTTGGGAGTGGCGGCGTTTATTGGCCTGTCTGATGAAAGCACCAAAGTCGATCTGGCACGGCATTTGCTCAGCCCACTCGACCAGGAGCCTGAGTTGCTGACCACCCTGGATGCCTTTTTTCGGGAGAACTGCTGGCCCTCATCTACTGCTGGCCGCCTCTCAATCCACCGCAATACCTTGAGCTATCGCCTTGAGAAAATCACCTCTTTGACTGGGCTGGATCCGCGTCGCTTTGATGACGGTGTGCAAATCCGGCTAGCCTTGCTGCTGCGCGCATTGCAGGCTGAATCTGCCCACCTGATGGGCAAATGCCCAACGGCTTCTGTACCGTCACCACAATCCCTTAGGCAAACGCCCAATGTAACGTCTGGTTAA
- the gntT gene encoding guanitoxin biosynthesis MATE family efflux transporter GntT has protein sequence MTFDPNYYDFHRRFWRLAVVNVLSNLMVPLAGLVDVAFLGHLAEIRHLAGVALATVLFNYIYWTFGFLRMGTTGITAQAVGRGEPEVVLLTALRNGLLALGLGLSILLLQQPLRELGFALLSAAPEVKAAGRAYYDALIGGAPATLINFVLIGWFLGREQSGKVLLLSAVGNGANVGLDYLLVVRWGWASAGAGWATAASQYLMLLLGVILVGREVRWAQVRAVVPQIGDPVALKAAFTLNSDILVRTLALVSTFALFTNLSSSLGTIVLATNTLLLQVVTLAAYFIDGLAFATESLAGILRGQGSSRQLADLVWLAGGVSLSLGLGFGLVFILLPRPLFGLLTNHAALLERVPDYVLWLLPILGFGSLAYMLDGYFLGLTEGRILRQATIVAALVGFGPAAFLAWQLHNGQMLWLAMTLFMAARAITLGLQVPRSLNENEYAKYTK, from the coding sequence ATGACCTTTGACCCGAATTACTATGACTTCCACCGCCGCTTCTGGCGCTTAGCCGTTGTCAATGTGCTGTCTAATTTGATGGTGCCCTTAGCGGGTTTAGTCGATGTGGCGTTTCTAGGACACTTAGCAGAAATTCGACACTTGGCAGGGGTGGCACTAGCGACAGTTTTGTTCAACTACATTTACTGGACCTTTGGTTTTTTGCGCATGGGCACGACGGGCATCACGGCTCAAGCCGTTGGGCGGGGTGAACCGGAGGTTGTGCTGCTCACGGCTCTACGCAACGGGCTACTGGCTTTGGGCTTGGGCTTGAGCATTCTGCTGTTACAGCAGCCTCTGCGGGAGTTGGGCTTTGCGTTGCTGAGTGCTGCGCCTGAGGTCAAGGCCGCGGGTCGAGCTTATTACGATGCCTTGATCGGGGGTGCGCCTGCAACACTGATCAACTTCGTGCTGATTGGCTGGTTTCTGGGCCGAGAACAGAGTGGCAAGGTGTTGCTGTTGTCAGCAGTGGGCAATGGGGCTAATGTTGGGCTCGATTATTTACTAGTAGTGCGTTGGGGTTGGGCCAGTGCCGGGGCAGGTTGGGCAACGGCTGCTAGCCAGTATTTGATGCTGTTGCTGGGCGTCATTCTGGTGGGGCGCGAAGTGCGTTGGGCTCAAGTACGAGCCGTAGTGCCTCAAATCGGTGATCCGGTTGCCCTCAAAGCAGCGTTTACTCTCAACAGCGATATTTTGGTACGCACGCTAGCCCTGGTTTCGACATTTGCGCTGTTCACGAATCTCAGTTCGTCTTTAGGAACCATTGTCCTGGCTACCAATACGCTGCTGTTACAAGTTGTGACGCTGGCCGCCTACTTTATTGATGGCTTGGCCTTTGCTACGGAGAGTTTGGCAGGGATTCTACGGGGGCAAGGCTCCAGTCGGCAGTTAGCTGATCTGGTGTGGCTTGCCGGTGGAGTAAGTCTGAGTTTGGGGCTGGGATTTGGCCTGGTGTTCATTTTGCTCCCGCGCCCTTTGTTCGGGCTTCTGACCAATCATGCCGCTCTATTAGAGCGAGTGCCTGATTATGTTCTGTGGCTGCTGCCGATCCTAGGATTCGGGTCTTTGGCTTATATGCTTGATGGCTATTTTTTAGGTTTGACCGAGGGACGCATCTTGCGCCAAGCTACTATCGTTGCTGCCCTGGTCGGTTTTGGTCCTGCGGCATTTTTAGCTTGGCAACTGCATAATGGCCAAATGTTATGGTTGGCGATGACTTTGTTTATGGCCGCGAGAGCAATCACTCTAGGTTTACAGGTGCCGCGCAGTTTGAATGAAAACGAGTATGCAAAGTATACAAAGTGA
- a CDS encoding phytanoyl-CoA dioxygenase family protein: MRSPLSKSLEIILLNRNMIAGRYNQQQIDAFAEAVRKDGFCVLLSHFSSATLNTWREAFNPLLSSHIEREGRLQNRGSARYYVTLPFTAPFAEPSIYEDPDVLAIVEQLVGEDAVMCQLATDTPLLGSDYQDVHRDTLPLFPETGTETPAYQLAVNFPLIDVTAENGPFEVARGTHCISKEEGMKLLETGQVALEPILLQLGDVMIRDVRGLHRGTPNHTTVPRPMAVIGYSRRWLFRPEVSIQVPQAALETLSERARRLLRFNPVVESIDDRPKTEVYQSFAY; the protein is encoded by the coding sequence GTGAGAAGCCCTCTCTCCAAGTCGCTAGAAATCATCCTTCTTAACCGGAATATGATCGCAGGTCGCTATAACCAACAACAGATCGATGCCTTTGCTGAAGCTGTGCGTAAAGATGGCTTCTGTGTATTGCTGAGCCACTTTTCTTCAGCAACGTTGAACACTTGGCGTGAAGCCTTTAATCCTTTGCTCAGCAGCCATATTGAGCGGGAAGGAAGACTGCAAAATCGAGGATCTGCTCGCTATTATGTGACCCTCCCATTCACGGCTCCTTTTGCCGAACCTAGCATTTACGAAGACCCAGATGTGCTAGCAATTGTTGAGCAATTGGTCGGTGAAGATGCAGTAATGTGTCAGCTAGCAACCGATACTCCTTTGCTGGGTTCCGATTACCAGGATGTGCATCGAGATACCTTGCCTCTGTTTCCTGAAACTGGGACTGAAACGCCCGCCTATCAGCTTGCCGTGAATTTTCCGCTGATTGATGTGACTGCGGAGAACGGCCCATTTGAAGTGGCCCGTGGTACTCACTGCATCAGCAAAGAAGAAGGCATGAAACTTCTCGAAACCGGTCAGGTCGCCCTAGAACCAATTCTGCTGCAACTGGGTGATGTGATGATTCGTGATGTCCGTGGTCTGCATCGAGGCACACCCAATCACACCACAGTCCCCCGACCGATGGCCGTGATTGGCTATAGCCGCCGCTGGCTTTTCCGTCCAGAGGTTTCTATTCAGGTGCCTCAAGCTGCCCTAGAAACCCTCTCTGAACGCGCCCGTCGTTTATTGCGCTTCAATCCAGTTGTTGAGTCGATTGACGACAGGCCCAAGACCGAAGTTTATCAGTCGTTCGCTTATTGA
- the purT gene encoding formate-dependent phosphoribosylglycinamide formyltransferase: MSAETAGTGSNDWGTPLTPSAQRLLLLGSGELGKEVAIEAMRLGLEVIAADSYAHAPAMQVAHQARVLDMQDGTAVRHLIEQERPTWIVPEVEAIATATLVELEAEGWCVIPTARATQLTMDREGIRRLAAEELGLKTSPYRFAGSETEFKQAVDEIGLPCVVKPVMSSSGKGQSTVRQASEIDPAWRYALSGSRGRQQRVIVEGFVQFDYEITLLTVRSVDGTHFCPPIGHLQVDGDYRESWQPQPMSAATLQQAQTIAEKVTTALGGRGIFGVELFIAGETVYFSEVSPRPHDTGMVTLIAQNQSEFELHVRAITGLPIGQIQLTKPAASAVILAGYPGANPRYSGIIEALGVPETKLRLFGKPTARRNRRMGVALALGETIEQARERARQCAAAVQVHAESEVN, translated from the coding sequence ATGTCAGCTGAAACTGCGGGAACTGGAAGTAACGATTGGGGCACTCCTCTAACCCCTTCAGCTCAGCGGTTGCTACTACTGGGCTCTGGCGAATTAGGCAAAGAAGTAGCGATTGAGGCAATGCGCCTCGGCCTAGAGGTCATTGCTGCCGATAGTTACGCCCATGCACCAGCTATGCAAGTGGCCCACCAAGCCCGTGTTTTAGATATGCAAGATGGGACGGCGGTGCGGCACCTGATCGAACAGGAACGACCAACTTGGATTGTGCCTGAAGTTGAGGCGATTGCCACGGCTACCCTAGTCGAGTTGGAAGCTGAGGGCTGGTGTGTCATTCCCACGGCTCGTGCCACTCAATTGACGATGGACCGTGAAGGCATTCGCCGTCTGGCTGCCGAAGAACTGGGCTTGAAAACATCGCCCTATCGCTTTGCTGGTAGCGAAACTGAGTTTAAGCAGGCGGTTGACGAGATCGGTTTGCCCTGTGTGGTGAAACCCGTGATGAGTTCCTCAGGTAAAGGACAAAGCACAGTTCGCCAAGCCTCTGAAATTGATCCAGCTTGGCGATATGCCCTCTCTGGTTCGCGAGGACGACAACAACGGGTGATTGTGGAAGGCTTTGTCCAGTTTGATTACGAAATTACCCTACTGACTGTGCGCTCGGTAGATGGCACTCATTTTTGCCCGCCGATTGGCCATTTGCAAGTTGATGGGGATTACCGTGAATCCTGGCAGCCTCAACCTATGTCTGCCGCTACCCTGCAGCAGGCTCAAACCATTGCCGAAAAAGTAACGACAGCGCTGGGTGGACGAGGCATTTTTGGGGTGGAACTATTCATTGCGGGTGAAACAGTTTATTTCAGTGAAGTGAGCCCGCGCCCACACGACACTGGCATGGTGACCCTGATTGCCCAAAATCAATCTGAATTTGAGCTGCACGTTCGAGCGATCACAGGCTTACCAATCGGTCAAATTCAGCTTACAAAACCTGCGGCCTCAGCAGTCATTTTGGCTGGTTATCCTGGCGCTAATCCTCGCTACAGTGGCATTATCGAGGCGCTAGGCGTTCCTGAAACTAAATTGCGTTTATTTGGTAAACCAACCGCTCGCAGAAATCGTCGGATGGGGGTTGCCCTAGCTCTGGGTGAAACCATTGAGCAAGCTAGAGAACGGGCACGTCAGTGTGCAGCAGCGGTCCAAGTGCACGCAGAGAGCGAGGTTAATTAG
- a CDS encoding polyphosphate kinase 2 family protein: protein MGKKNHHKKSATAVTDAEAPKTEEAAATATAAAAEVMAPETLVVDQLPPKPNYPQYRVLPQQPISLAKFDPEQSEEYSRKEDVEKELDKQRKRLQGLQERLYAENQRSLLVVLQAMDTGGKDGTIKHVFGGLNPQGCQVWSFKTPSQEELSHDFLWRYHQRAPQRGMISIFNRSHYEDVLIVRVKELVPESVWRERYHVINEFEHMLTLNHITVVKFFLHISKDEQKRRLESRLESPDKRWKFSSSDLRERQFWDDYQRAFEDAINNCSTSYAPWYVVPANHKWYRNLVVARTLADTLEAMNPQYPAIEEGLDQVKVPD, encoded by the coding sequence ATGGGTAAGAAAAACCACCACAAGAAGTCTGCAACGGCTGTCACTGACGCAGAGGCTCCCAAAACCGAAGAAGCTGCGGCTACTGCAACGGCAGCTGCAGCTGAGGTCATGGCCCCTGAAACTTTAGTGGTTGACCAATTACCGCCGAAGCCTAACTATCCACAATATCGAGTTCTGCCACAGCAACCTATTTCCCTCGCAAAATTTGACCCAGAGCAATCAGAGGAATATAGCCGCAAAGAAGACGTTGAAAAGGAATTAGACAAGCAGCGCAAACGGCTGCAAGGGCTGCAAGAGCGTCTGTATGCTGAAAATCAGCGCAGCTTGCTGGTAGTGCTTCAGGCAATGGACACTGGTGGCAAGGATGGCACAATCAAGCACGTGTTCGGTGGCCTCAATCCTCAGGGCTGTCAGGTTTGGTCTTTCAAAACGCCTAGTCAGGAAGAACTAAGCCACGACTTTTTGTGGCGCTATCACCAGCGCGCGCCCCAGCGTGGCATGATCAGCATTTTCAATCGCTCGCACTACGAAGATGTTTTGATTGTGCGGGTGAAGGAACTGGTGCCAGAGTCAGTTTGGCGAGAGCGCTATCATGTCATCAATGAGTTTGAGCACATGCTCACGCTCAATCACATTACTGTCGTTAAATTCTTTTTGCACATCTCCAAAGATGAGCAAAAACGTCGGCTGGAAAGTCGATTGGAAAGCCCAGATAAGCGCTGGAAATTTTCGAGCAGTGATTTGCGAGAGCGTCAGTTCTGGGATGACTACCAGCGGGCTTTTGAGGACGCTATTAACAATTGCTCAACGTCCTATGCACCCTGGTATGTTGTGCCTGCTAATCACAAATGGTATCGCAACCTGGTTGTGGCCCGTACCCTCGCAGATACCTTAGAGGCAATGAATCCTCAGTATCCTGCGATTGAAGAGGGATTAGATCAAGTCAAGGTTCCAGATTAA
- a CDS encoding high light inducible protein, with protein MPVESLKNKTFDQANTPTVDPLDPNHSRNAWRWGSTPQAELWNGRFAMLGYVAYMYWDLAGASVLRDVLHLIK; from the coding sequence ATGCCGGTTGAATCTTTGAAGAATAAGACCTTTGATCAAGCCAATACTCCCACCGTTGATCCCTTGGATCCGAACCATAGTCGTAATGCTTGGCGTTGGGGTTCCACACCTCAAGCCGAATTGTGGAACGGTCGCTTCGCGATGTTGGGCTATGTTGCTTACATGTACTGGGACTTGGCAGGTGCTAGTGTTCTACGCGACGTGCTCCACCTAATCAAGTAA
- a CDS encoding chlorophyll a/b-binding protein: MPEETHVKPVATVTDPADANYDRNAPKPGITAQAEIWNGRLAMIGFLAYLLWDWAGVNVAHDLFHLVSAAPPIQ; this comes from the coding sequence ATGCCTGAAGAAACTCATGTAAAGCCCGTTGCGACTGTGACCGATCCGGCTGATGCTAATTACGATCGCAACGCGCCTAAGCCTGGAATCACTGCCCAAGCTGAAATTTGGAACGGACGTCTGGCCATGATTGGCTTTCTGGCTTATCTGCTGTGGGATTGGGCAGGGGTCAATGTGGCACATGACTTATTTCATCTAGTTAGCGCTGCTCCTCCCATTCAGTAA